The following DNA comes from Deltaproteobacteria bacterium.
TTCGGCTCATGCTAGATGGATAGACCTAGAGATTGAAAGAGGCATTGAAGAAATCGAAATCGCACTGAGGAGAGTCACGACTTTGGCTAGGCCTTCTTAAATTTTTTATACTTAAATCGCTCCACTTTATCCGCCGCAGATCCTAGGCGGATGTGTCGGTCTTCTTCGTATTCCGAAAAATTGCCATCAAACCACACCACTTGCGAATTTCCTTCGAAGGCGAGGATGTGCGTGGCGATGCGATCTAAAAACCAGCGGTCATGGCTGATGACCACGGTGCAACCGGCGAAGTTTTCGAGAGCCACTTCCAGGGCGCGGAGGGTGTTGACATCCAAATCGTTGGTGGGTTCATCCAACAACAGCACGTTTGCGCCTTCTTTTAAAGTAATAGCGAGCTGTACGCGATTGCGTTCTCCTCCGGAGAGTACATTAATGGCTTTTTGCTGATCCGACCCCGTGAAATTGAAGCGGGCTATGTAGTTGCGGGCGTTTACATCTTTGACCCCCAGCTTAATGGTTTCGTGACCTCCTGAGACTACATCATACACACTGCGGCTGTCTTTTAAATCGAAGCGGTTTTGATTCGAATAAGCGAGCTTCACTGTTTCGCCTATTTTAAAAGTGCCACTGTCGGGTTTTTCTTCACCTAAAATCATTTTAAAAAGGGTGGTTTTTCCGGCCCCATTCGGGCCGATGATTCCCACGATTCCACCTTGGGGAAGTTTAAAACTCAAATTTTCGTAAAGCAGATTTTCACCGAAGGCCTTGCTGATGTTGTTGGCTTCGATCACCACCTCACCCAAGCGAGGTCCTGCGGGAATATAAATTTCCAGATCTTCTGTGCGTTTTTCGTTATCTGCCTTCAGCATCATTTCGTAATTGCTGATGCGGGCCTTGCTTTTGGCACGGCGGGCGGAGGGGCTTTGCCGAATCCATTCCAATTCGCGGGCCAGAGTTTTCTGGCGTTTGTCATCTGCCTTTTGTTCTACTCTCAGGCGTTCTTCCTTTTGCGCCAGCCAGGAAGAATAATTGCCTTTCCAGGGAATTCCGTGGCCACGGTCGAGCTCCAAAATCCAGCCGGCGACATTATCCAAAAAATAGCGATCGTGGGTAACCGCAATGACAGTGCCTTTGTATTGTTGAAGATGGCGTTCCAGCCAGAACACCGATTCGGCATCCAAATGATTGGTGGGTTCGTCCAATAATAAAATGTCAGGCTCCTGCAGAAGCAGGCGACACAAGGCTACGCGGCGTTTCTCTCCTCCGGAAAGCGTAGAAATCTTTGCCTCATCCGCTGGACAGTTGAGTGCCGCCATGGCCAGGTTGAGGCGGGCATCCAGTTCCCAGGCGTTGCTGGTGTCGAGCTTGTCTTGCACCGCGGCCTGGCGTTCGATGAGCTTGTTCATTTCGTCGTCGCTCATGGGATTCGCAAAGCTATTGTTGATGTCCTCAAACTCTTTCAGTAAATTAACAATTTCCTGCACCCCTTCCTGTACACACTCCTTCGCCGTTTTGTTGGGGTCGAGATCGGGCTCTTGCTGAAGAAAGCCCACCGAATAACCCTTGGAATAATGCACCTCTCCCAGGCAGTCTTTGTCGACTCCTGCGATAATCTTTAACAGGCTGCTTTTCCCAGCACCATTCAAACCGAGTACGCCAATTTTTGCGCCATAGAAAAAAGAAAGGGAAATATCTTTTAAAATTTCTCGCTTGGGAGGAACTACTTTTCCGACATGGGACATGGAAAATATTATTTTTTCGGGTTGTGCTTCGGACATGGGGCCTCTGTTTTTAGTTTGTCATTCCAGCGGAGGCTGGAATCTCGTGTAAATCAACTGGATCCCTGCCTTTGCAGGGATGACAAGAAGGGTTAAATTCTTTCTCTCAAAAATTTTTCGATGCGTAGATTGATTAATTCGGGTTGCTCGACAATGGCGGCGTGAGTGCCTTTTTTAATGATAAAAAGTTCCGAGTTTGGAATAGTGCGATGCATTTTTTTTGCAATCCATACGGGGGTAAATTGATCGTTTTCTGCGCCAACAACAAGGGTAGGGGGTTTAATTTTTTTGAGAATATCTTCCGTGGAGTGTTCTTGAATATTTTTGACGAGATCCGTAAAGAAGATGGGATCCAGGCCCAGAATGTGATCGATATAAACCCGGGCATCTTCTTTGTTAGCCATGCCGGTGTCGATCATTTTTAAAATTCCTCCCAATTGATACCAGAAGGGGTTTTTGAGAAGGAAACGGCTCACCACGCTGCCTTGCTTGGGAAATAAGGTGGCAAAGAAGGTGACTACTTCAAAAATATATTTGGAAAAAGGGCTGTTGTAGAGCGTGTCCATGGGTTTGCCGTAAGTGCCCATGAGAGGAATAAGACCCAAAATGTAGCGGGGGTACTTTCGATACATCTCCAATATGACTTGAGTTCCCATGCTAAAGCCTACCAAGACGGCTTTTTTGATTTCCAGGTGATCTAAAACAGCCTTGCAGTCTTCCACCAAAGAATTGATGGAGGTGTTGGCTAATTTTTTTGGAGTTTCCGATTCGCCATGTCCGCGATAATCCCAAACAACCACTTGATGGGTATGCTTAAAGAAGTTTTCCAGGTATTTAAAAAAGAAGCTTGGGACTCCCAAGCCATTGCAGCACACGATGGGTAATCCATGGCCCAGGGACTTGTAGTGGATATGGGTTCCGTCAAAGCTTTTAACCTCTCCTTCCTTCAGATGAACGAGTTGAGAGAGTTTTGCCCTGTTCTTCGTGGTCTTGGCGCGGGTGATCATTTTCATAGGCCCTCATTCCCTTGGTCGAGCGCGTGGAAAACATTCTCATGTCTTCCCCCGTGCGAAGATTTCTAATAGGCTCGCCACATAACACTGCAATGAAAATCATTTCAACATAAAAAACCAGTATTGACATGAGCTTAGCTAAAAAGTATAAGCCCTGCCCATTCTTAATACTCAAGGGGGAAAATATTACTATGCAATCCATCACCTTAAGGTCACCTGCCAAGCTTAATTTTAGGCTAGACGTTCTCTCCAAACGATCCGACGGTTATCACGAACTGCTCATGTTGATGGACCGAATTAATTTGGAGGACGAAATCGAAATTAAAGTCATCGAGCGAGGGATTGTTATTACCAGTGACGATCCCACTCTTCCCACTTCCGAGGGCAATGTGGCTTACCGGGCTGCAAAGGAAATTCTGGCTTATTCATCTCGAAATGTGGGTGTGGAGATTAAAATCAATAAACGCATTCCCATTGCCTCTGGGATGGGCGGTGGTTCATCCAATGCAGCTGCTGTTATTCTGGGAATCAATCAACTCTTGAAGTTAAAATTGCCCAAAGAAAAATTGATGATTATTGGTGCAAAAATTGGCGCGGATGTGCCCTTTTTTATTTTTGAGGGTCCTGCCATTGCTAGTGGTATTGGGGACAAACTGAGAAAAATTAATAAAATTCCAAAAATGTCTTTGGTGTTGGTAAACCCGGGTGTTCCTGTTTCCACACAGTGGGCTTACAAAAATTTGGCCTTGAATTCTACGGGAAATCCACCGACCTCTAAACCCGAGGAATTGCCCTTGGTATTCAATACAAAAAAAGATGTTGTCAAATTCTTGAACAACGATTTAGAGAAGGTCACTATTAAAGAATTTCCAGTGATTTCTGAAATCAAAAAGCTATTGGTAGATCAAGGGGCAATTGCTAGTCAAATGACGGGTTCGGGTCCTACGGTTTTTGGAATTTACCCCGACAAGGCAAGTGCCGATAAAGCCATTTCAAAAATAGAAGGTCGTTCTGACAAGAAGTGGAAGGTGTTTCGAGTGGAAAATTATTGCTGATCGATTGTTGCTGCGAAAGGGTTGGTTTTATTTTTATGGAGATTACAGAAGTTCGCGTTTTCCCAATGAATGAAGACAAGTTGAAGGCTTACGCCACCGTTACCTTTGATGATTGTTTTGTGGTCAGGGATTTGAAAGTAATCTCGGGTAATACGGGATTGTTTGTGGCCATGCCTTCCAAAAAAAGGAAGGATGGAAGCTTCAAGGATATTGCTCATCCGTTGAATAATGATTTTAGGGCTGTACTAGAAAAAATTGTTTTAGAGGCCTATGAAAAAGAGAGTCAAACTGGATCTGCAGAAGCCCCGCCTGTTGAGGCTAATGCGCCGCTCCAATCTTTACTCAGTGCACCGAATGTAGAGTCTAAAACACCCGACCAAGTAAAACCTAGCGATTATTCAGCACCCGATGATTGAGGGATACATTAATTAAGAACTTGAGTTCCGCAGATTTTAAGAATGATTTGTCTCAAAAGTCCTCCCTCCCTTGAGGGGAGGGAGCTAGAGGGAGGGTGGTCGCTGATGTCGTTTGCATCAAAAGTCACCCTCACCCTAACCCTCTCCCCTCAAGGGAGAGGGGAAATACTTGTTAAATCAGTATTTATTGGAAATAGCGAAATTTACATCTAAAAATCTGCGGAACTCAAGTTAAGAATTGAGAATTAAAAATTAAGAATTAAGGTACCACAATTCTTCATTCAAAATTCTTAATTTTTAATTGTATTTTTTGGGGCGTCGACAAGTGGTAAGTCACTGGATTTTGATTCCAGCATTCCCAGGTTCGAATCCTGGCGCCCCAATTCCATTGCCTAGAGGATTTTTGATAATTAACTGCAGCTAATGATCACTATGACTTTTCCTGTTCAAAATATTCAAGTTTTTTCCGGAAATGCGAATCGCCCTTTAGCCGAGGAAATCGTTTCGCATCTGGGCATTTCCTTGGGTGTAGCCCAAGTAAAGCGCTTTTCGGACGCCGAGGTCTGGGTGGAGATTGGTCAAAATGTGCGGGGAAAAGATATCTTTGTCATCCAGTCCACTTGTAATCCAGTCAATGAAAATTTGATGGAATTATTGATTATGATCGATGCCCTTAAGCGGGCCTCGGCAGAACGTATTACGGCCGTCATTCCTTATTATGGATATGCCAGGCAGGATCGTAAAGTTCAACCCAGGACTCCCATTACTGCAAAACTGGTTGCAGATCTTTTAACTGCTGCGGGTGCGCATCGAATTCTTGCTACCGATTTGCATGCCGGACAAATTCAAGGTTTTTTTGACATTCCCTTCGATCATCTTTTTGCAACCCCTGTTTTACTCGAGCACATCAAGGAAAATTATAAAGGGGATTTGGTGATTGTTTCTCCCGATGCGGGTGGGGCGGAACGCGCACGTGCCTATGCGAAGCGTTTGGGGGTAGGAATGGCCCTTATTGACAAGCGCCGTACTTCACCCAACGTGAGTGAAGTCATGCATGTGGTTGGAGAGGTGGAGGGTAAAACAGCCATTATTGTGGATGACATGGTGGATACGGCTGGCACCCTTACACAAGCGGCAGAAGCCATCAAAGAACGTGGGGCGAAAATCGTTTCGGCATGTATCGCACATCCCATCCTTTCGGGAAAAGCCCTGGAAAGAATTCAAAACTCGGTGCTTCATGAATTGGTGGTCACAAACACCATCCCCTTGACAGAAGAAGCAAAACGTTGTTCTAAGATCCGCGTTTTGTCGGTCTCTAAGCTTCTGGCCGAGGCGATGCGCCGAATTAACACTGGAGATTCTGTTTCATCATTATTTGTCTAAAGGAGTTTTTATGGATCAAGTTCAATTAACTGTAGAGGCCCGAAAAGCAGGTGGAAAAGGTGTCGCAAGGCGAGTGAGGGCCGCCGGGAAAATTCCCGGGGTGATTTACGGGAAGGGTTTTGAAAATATTCTGGTACAAGTGGATCCTAAAGAATTCAAGACCGCTTTGGCTTCCAGTTCCACTGGGCAAAATACACTGATCAATATCAAAATTCAGGGTCATGAGGCCCTCATGGCCATGATAAAAGATTACCAGGCAGATGTCCTCACCCGTGAATATACACATCTCGATTTCCTGAAAATTGACCTGAATAAAAAAATTCGCGTGGATGTGGTAATCGAAGTGGTGGGTAAGGCTGAAGGCGTCAAAGAAGGGGGGATCTTGGAAATTATCCGCCGAGAAGTCCCTGTCATTTGTCTGCCTACGGCTATCCCAAAAAGCATTCCCGTCGATGTTACTTCTCTAAAAGTTGGAAGCTCTGTTCACGTGAACGACCTAAAATTAAGCGAGGGGATAGAGATCCCCCACGATGTGAATTATACCCTTATTTCTATCGTTGCTCCTAAAGAAGAAGTGGTTGTGGCCGCTGTAGCCCAAGCAGCTGAGCCCGAAGTGCTTACAGCCAAGAAGCCTGCTGAAGGGGAAGAGGCTAAGAAGCCTGATGCCAAAAAAGTGGAGGCTAAAAAGCCTGAAGCCAAAAAAGCAGAAGCCAAGGGTGATAAGAAGTAGCAAATATGAAGCTCATTGTGGGATTGGGCAATCCAGGGACGAATTATCAGGGAACGCGGCATAATATTGGGTTTGATTTGCTTGAGGCCTACGCCCAAGAAAAGTCTTTTTCTTTTGCTAAAAAATCCTTTAAGTCGCTTATTGCAGAGGCCCAGATCGAGGGCCAGCGCTGTTTGTTTGCGCTTCCCCAGACTTATATGAATTTGAGTGGAGAGGCAGTTTTGGAGATCGTGCAGTTTTACAAACTAGATCTTTCCAATCTTATTTTGGTGCACGATGAGCTCGATTTGGAACCTGCTGTCCTGAAATTAGTCCGTAAAGGCCGACCTGCAGGGCATCGTGGGGTAGATTCGGTACAATGTTGTTTGGGGACTCAGGAAATTTCACGCTTTCGGGTGGGAATAGGCAGGCCGCAACGAAGTGAGCAGGTTGTTTCGTATGTCCTCGAGCGTTTTACTAAATATGAGCTTGAGGAAATTGAAAAAATCAAGAAGAAGTTCTTTAAAGGCCTTGATCTTTGGATATCAGTTGGTATAGAGGCCGCCCTAAAGTTTTGCCATTCTTAATTCACCTTGGTTTTCGTAAATACGGAAGCCCTTTGGTCCAAAAGGAGATCTTAATGAAAGAATATGAAACCCTCTTTCTGCTTCAATACGATTCTACTCCCGAAAAAGTAGAAACCTTCAATACCCGCCTTGGCGAAATTATCAAAAATTTTAAGGGGCAACTTTTTCAAACCTTTAACTTGGGTAAAAGACGCCTTGCGTATCCTGTTCAAAAACAGGACCAGGGAGTTTACGTGTGGATCAACTATGCCGGTGAGGGGGGCTTGGTGGCTGAAATAGAACGTATTTTAAAATACGAAGACAGTGTTTTAAAATTCATTACTGTAAAACTTTCCGATGAAGCGAATGTCGAGGAAAGGGTGAAAAATCCCCTTGTCCCGGTACTCAGCACCTATGATGAATATGACCGTAACGTCGCCTAAGCGAGAAAAGGAGAATCTATGAGCTACGATAGACATGACAGGAATGACAGAAACGATAGAAATGATAGAAACGATAATTATTCCGCTAACAATGACACCCGAAGAAAATTTGTTCGAAGAAAAAGTTGCCGTTATTGTGGTGATAAAGAGTTTAAACTTGATTTTAAGAATGGCAAAATGTTGTCCTTTTTTATTTCGGAAAGAGGGCGAATTATTCCTCGTCGCATTTCGGGAAACTGTGCGCTTCATCAGCGTCATTTGACTACGGCAGTTAAACGGGCTCGGGTGATGGCCTTAGTGCCCTTCACTTCCACTCAACGCTAGAAGTTTGGAGGTCCATGCGAGAACGCGGGCTAAATTTAGCGCTTTGTAATTTGATTGTACTGTTTCTTTTTTTTAGTGGTGTGTTTGTTTATTTAACACCGCTGCTGCTCTTTTACATTTCTAAGCGTTTTTCCTTACTGAAGAGCTTTCTGTTTTCGGCGATGCTGTTGCTGGAGTTTGTCTTAATCTTTGGCCTGGTTTTCAAATTGGGCATTTCTCCAGAAATACTACGCAAGGTTTTTAGTTCTCTTTCATGGACACCAGGTTTTGCTTATTACGATTTTTTCGGAATAAAAGGTGTTGCCTGGGGGATGTTTTATTATTGGATGGTTTTGATGGCTACGGGTTTGATGCTCGCGTATCAAAGCCAGTTTCCTCAAAAATGGTTTCATTTAGTCCTGAAAGTTGCGGCCTTTTCTTTTGTTCTTCTTGTAGGCCTTACAATTTTTCTTTCGAAAGGAAATTTTTTCGAACTTGTTGCCTTGATGAAAAATTACCTGGGAAAGAGTTTTGATTTGGTTTTGCAGATGCCCAAACAGTTTGAAGGGGAAGAGGTTTTGTTTTTAAAGTCAAATCGAGATTTACTGTTGCAGACCTTGGTTTTAGTTTCCCCGGGTTTTTTATTTTGTTTCTTGATGCTTATGGTGGCCTTGAATGATTCTCTCAGTAAGGGATTATTTCGTCACTTGTTTGAAGTAAAAGTCCAGCCTTTCGAACTTATGGTTTTGCCTTTTACCTGGGTTTGGTTTTTTATCGCTACTTTTGCTTTGTACTTGGGTAATTCTTATCTCTTGGGGGGTTTTGAAGTTGAAGCTGTTTTGGTTAATTTTTTTGTTTTTTTTACCTTTGCCTTTTTTTTCCAGGGCCTCGCGGTGTTGCATCTTTATTTGAGGCGTTTTGCTTTAGAGACTTGGGTGATAGTTTTGGGATATTTGAGTTTGTTTTTAGTATTTCAACCCCTGCTTTTGTTGATTTCTTTAATGGGCATCCTAGATGCCTGGTTTGATTTTAGAAAATTGAATGCAGTTTTACCCAAGGCATAATGCCTCTGGGTGAATGAGAGGATATATTGGAGGATTTTATGCAGCTGATTTTACAAGAGGATATTTATAATTTAGGCAAAGCGGGTGACATCGTAAAGGTTCGTGAAGGATACGGCAGAAATTTTCTGCTTCCTCAAAAGAAGGCAGTGATTGCTAATCCAAAAAATATTGTTGAAATGGAACATCACAAAAAAGTGATTGCAGGTCAGCAAGCGAAGCGAGTGAAAGAGGCCGAAGGATACAAGGCTAAAATCGAAGCTTTGTCAGTGAGTGTTGCCAAAGAAGCGGGAGAAGAGGGCAAACTCTTTGGTTCAGTGACTAGCCATGAAATTGCAGAGGCATTATTAGCCCAAGGAATTCAAGTGGACAGGCGCTTGATCCATATTGCCGAGCCCATAAAACGTCTGGGAGATTTTGAGGTGTCGGTTCGTTTGGTAGGTGATGTGAGTGCAAAAATAAAAGTTCAAGTCGTGAAAAAGTAAAGAGGCCGGAGGCCGTGCTTTGCATCCTTCCAATTCAGACCCTTACAAAACACCCCCTCATAATCATGAGGCGGAGCAGTCTGTCTTAGCGGGCATTCTAATTGATCCGGATGCCTTGGGTAAGGTGCTTGAGTTCATCATCCCGGATGATTTTTACCGGGAATCTCATCGTAAAATTTTTCATGCCATGGTTACCCTTTTCGAAAAAGGGGAGCCCACCGATTTGTTAGTGGTGGCCAATGAGTTGAAGCGTTCGGGAGCCCTAGAGGAAATAGGGGGCTATACTTACTTGTCTTCTCTGGTCGATTTACTTCCTTCTTCGGCAAATATTGTCAGTTATGCGCGTATCATCAAAGAGAAGGCTGTGTTGCGAGGGCTTATTCATGCGGCCACAGAAATCATCAGCCAAGGTTACGATTCCATCGATAACATTGATTCTTTTTTAGACAACGCCGAACAAATTATTTTTCGTGTCTCCGAAAAAAGATCCCATCAATCTTTTTATCCCGTCAAAGACATTGTCAAACAATCCTTTAAAGACATCGAAAGTCTACATGAAAAAAAAGGCTTACTCACCGGAACGCCCACCGGCTTTCGAGATCTGGATCGGCTGACTTGTGGACTTCAATCCTCTGATCTTATTATTGTCGCTGGTCGTCCTTCCATGGGGAAAACGGCTCTTGCCTTAAATATGGTTGAGAATGCTTCTTGTGACCACGGTGTCTGTACCGCAGTTTTTTCCTTGGAAATGAGTAAAGAACAACTGGTTCAGCGCATGCTGTGCGGTTTAGGAAAAGTGGACGGTTCTAAACTTCGGGGTGGTTTTTTAAATCATGACGATTGGACCCGTCTTACCAAAGCTGCCGATAAACTTTCTCGTGCACCCATGTTTATTGATGATACCCCAGCCTTGTCCATTTTGGAAATGCGAGCCAAGGCCCGCCGTTTAAAAAAAGAAAATAATTTAGGTTTGATTGTGGTCGACTATTTGCAACTGATGCGTGCGGCCCAACATTCGGATAGTCGTGAACGGGAAATTTCAGAAATTTCCAGATCTCTAAAGGCCCTCGCCAAAGAACTGAGTGTGCCAGTGATTGCGCTTTCGCAGTTGAATCGTAGTGTTGAGAACCGTGCTGACCGACGTCCTCAACTTTCCGATTTGCGTGAATCGGGGGCTATTGAACAAGATGCCGACGTGATTGCCTTTATTTATCGAGACGAAGTCTACAATAAGAATAGCGTGGATAAAGGGGTTGCTGAAATCATTATTGGAAAACAAAGGAACGGCCCCATCGGTATGGTGAGACTCGCTTTCCTTAGCCATTATACCCGCTTTGAAAATTTAGCCGCTATACCCGACAATATGCCTCAATATGGATAAGCTTAAAGTCGTTTTAGCCACCCAAAATTTGCACAAGCTTAAAGAAATTACCAAGATCTTGGAAAGTCTACCTATTGAATGGGTCTGCTTAAAAGAGTTTTCCCATATTCAAGTGGCGGAAGAGACAGGTTTCAGCTTTCGGGAGAATGCCTTGCTTAAGGCCCATGCTATTGCCCAACAAACGGGCTTTGTTACCGTGGCTGATGATAGTGGTTTTAGTGTAGATGCCCTGGAAGGCCGCCCAGGGATTTACTCTGCCCGCTATGCTGGCGAAGGAGCGAGTGATGCAGAAAACTTGAAAAAAGTGCTTAAAGAATATTTGTCTAGTCCAATGAAAAATATAAATAAAAAATCTTCTTTTATTTGTGCGCTTGCTTGGGTGGACCTTCAAAAAAATATTCAAAAAGTATTTGAGGGGCAGGTCCAAGGTGAAATAATTGAAGTCCCTGTCGGAGAAAATGGTTTTGGCTACGACCCCTTATTTTATTTTCCTTCCTTGAACAAAACGTTTGCACAGCTGAGTGCTGAAGAGAAAAACAAGCTTTCTCACAGAGCAATAGCCTTTTTAAGATTGAAACGATACCTTCTAGAAACCTATTTTTAGGATGTATTCCCGTTTGTTATCCCTATTGACACAAGGCGTCATAGAACGTATACGCCCTAGGAAGGGGGATTATTTATGAACCGCATATTCTCAAAAAATGAAGTATCAATAATAAGGAGCATGCACTGCCAGGGCCTCTTAGCTCATTCCAGGGGGTCCACCATAATGGATCAAGTGGCTCCGTTGGATTGGATTCCTAAAAATTATCAGCATTATTTAAAGGATATCTGTGAAAAACAGAAGGAGTACTCCCCTCGCAAAGAAACAATCCACTGAACACAGATATTTCCATTGAATTTTCTGCTCCGGCGTGGTGAGCTGCCAGTGGGTCCGGGGAGTAACTCAGACTGGTAGAGTGCCAGCTTTGGGAGCTGGAGGCCGCAGGTTCAAATCCTGTCTCCCCGATTAGGTTAATCTCTAGTAATGTCAAGCGCTTAGAAAAATAATTCTAGGCGCTTTTTTTTGTCTAGTGCCCGAGGCCGGAATCGAACCGGCACGATCGTTTCCAATCACAGGATTTTAAGTCCTGTGTGTCTACCAGTTCCACCACTCGGGCAACCCGATCTTTCTTTGAAAAAGATCCAAGGCTCGGGTGGGAATTGAACCCACGTATAAAGGTTTTGCAGACCTCTGCCTTACCACTTGGCTACCGAGCCATTCGTTCGCCTTGGCAAAGCCAAGGCTCTCTAAAGTCAGGGGAAGATCTTGCTCTCCCCCTGACTACCCCCATCGCTTGGTGGATGCGATGAGTAAAAACTTCCATAAATTATTTTATACTGCGTTGCTCCTCCTTAGCCCTCAGTCTGCGTCGGGCGCCTTGTCTAAAAGAATTTCTGAAAATTTTTCTTAGGTACTCAAACGGTTCAAAGATCAGTTGACCTCTCAAATTAGAGCGGACTAGCCTTACAGCATGCCATCAAATCGTGTCAAATTGAAACATAATATTAGTGTGCTCTTCACTCAGGAGCAGCTTCAACAGCGAATTGCCCGGTTAGCCCAACAAATTAGTCAGGATTATCAGGGAAAAGAGCTTGTTGTTATTGGAGTTTTAAAGGGAGCCTTTGTTTTTATGGCCGACTTGGTACGTCAAATTGACTTGCCCTTGCGTTGCGATTTTTTAAGGGTTTCGAGCTATAACTCGCAGGGGAAAAGTGGGGCCTTACGCTTGGAATTTGACATGACTCAGCCCATTGAAAATCAGGAGGTTTTATTGGTGGAAGACGTATTGGACACTGGGAAATCGCTTGGCTTTTTGATCGATCATCTGAAAACAAAAAGACCAAAAAGTTTAAATATTTGTTGCCTGCTCGACAAGAATTTAAAGCCGGATATCTCCGCTCAAATTCGTTATTTGGGCTTTCATGTCCCCCAAAAATATCTGGTGGGATATGGATTGGATTTGGATGGTTATTACCGCGAACTGCCTTATGTGGGAAATGTGGAAGAAATAGAAAATGGGTGAAAAATAAGCCCTAAATAAGAGACTTGACCATATTCCATATATAGAGTATTTCTTAAAAAAGATGTATATATGGAGTTGTTATGTTGCAGGCATTGGCCAAATCAAAAACAGACC
Coding sequences within:
- the hpt gene encoding hypoxanthine phosphoribosyltransferase; this translates as MKHNISVLFTQEQLQQRIARLAQQISQDYQGKELVVIGVLKGAFVFMADLVRQIDLPLRCDFLRVSSYNSQGKSGALRLEFDMTQPIENQEVLLVEDVLDTGKSLGFLIDHLKTKRPKSLNICCLLDKNLKPDISAQIRYLGFHVPQKYLVGYGLDLDGYYRELPYVGNVEEIENG
- a CDS encoding 50S ribosomal protein L9, whose translation is MQLILQEDIYNLGKAGDIVKVREGYGRNFLLPQKKAVIANPKNIVEMEHHKKVIAGQQAKRVKEAEGYKAKIEALSVSVAKEAGEEGKLFGSVTSHEIAEALLAQGIQVDRRLIHIAEPIKRLGDFEVSVRLVGDVSAKIKVQVVKK
- the rdgB gene encoding RdgB/HAM1 family non-canonical purine NTP pyrophosphatase; this encodes MDKLKVVLATQNLHKLKEITKILESLPIEWVCLKEFSHIQVAEETGFSFRENALLKAHAIAQQTGFVTVADDSGFSVDALEGRPGIYSARYAGEGASDAENLKKVLKEYLSSPMKNINKKSSFICALAWVDLQKNIQKVFEGQVQGEIIEVPVGENGFGYDPLFYFPSLNKTFAQLSAEEKNKLSHRAIAFLRLKRYLLETYF
- the dnaB gene encoding replicative DNA helicase — its product is MHPSNSDPYKTPPHNHEAEQSVLAGILIDPDALGKVLEFIIPDDFYRESHRKIFHAMVTLFEKGEPTDLLVVANELKRSGALEEIGGYTYLSSLVDLLPSSANIVSYARIIKEKAVLRGLIHAATEIISQGYDSIDNIDSFLDNAEQIIFRVSEKRSHQSFYPVKDIVKQSFKDIESLHEKKGLLTGTPTGFRDLDRLTCGLQSSDLIIVAGRPSMGKTALALNMVENASCDHGVCTAVFSLEMSKEQLVQRMLCGLGKVDGSKLRGGFLNHDDWTRLTKAADKLSRAPMFIDDTPALSILEMRAKARRLKKENNLGLIVVDYLQLMRAAQHSDSREREISEISRSLKALAKELSVPVIALSQLNRSVENRADRRPQLSDLRESGAIEQDADVIAFIYRDEVYNKNSVDKGVAEIIIGKQRNGPIGMVRLAFLSHYTRFENLAAIPDNMPQYG